The Plasmodium sp. gorilla clade G2 genome assembly, chromosome: 6 genome has a segment encoding these proteins:
- a CDS encoding transketolase, with protein sequence MNNMDNEIDTKCINEIRMLSAELPLEAKSGHQGAPIGCAPIAHILWSYVMNYYNEDTKWINRDRFILSNGHASALLYTMLYLTEQGLSMEDLKLFRQFGSITPGHPENHITKGVEVTTGPLGQGASNAVGMAIAAHNLAEKYNTEEHKIFDNYVYAICGDGCMQEGVFCEAASLAGHLGLGRLILLYDDNKITIDGNTDLSFTENIEKKFEALNWEVRRVEDGNKDYKKILYEIEQGKKNLQQPTLIIVRTACGFGTKVEGTCKSHGLALNDEDLKKAKAFFGLDPEKKFHISDDVKEFYKNVIQKKKENYIKWKNMFDDFSLKYPQVSQEIIRRFQNGLPNNWKDALPKYTPKDAPGATRNLSGIVLNSINKIFPELIGGSADLSESNCTSLKEEKDIKKNSYANKYIRFGVREHGMVAITNGLYAYGGFKPYCGTFLNFYTYAFGALRLAALSNHHILCIATHDSVELGEDGPTHQPIEVLSLLRSTPNLNIIRPADGNEVSGAYLSHFSNPHTPTVIALCRNKVPHLNNTHPEQVLKGAYILEDFDTSNNPKVILTGSGSELHLCFEAKEILKNQHQLNVRIVSFPSWTLFKKQPEEYQYSVMMHNHTNLPRFYIEPASTHGFDTYFNVYIGINQFGYSAPKNKIWEHLGFTPENIVQKVLAFMKNKLK encoded by the coding sequence ATGAACAATATGGATAACGAAATAGACACAAAGTGCATAAACGAAATTCGTATGTTATCAGCAGAATTGCCATTAGAGGCAAAGAGTGGACATCAAGGAGCTCCAATAGGTTGTGCCCCTATAGCTCATATATTATGGTCTTATgtaatgaattattataatgaagatACCAAATGGATAAATAGGGATAGATTTATTTTGTCGAATGGTCATGCTAGTGCATTACTGTATACtatgttatatttaacaGAACAAGGGTTAAGTATGGAAGATTTAAAATTGTTTCGACAATTTGGAAGTATAACACCAGGTCATCCAGAAAATCATATAACAAAAGGTGTTGAAGTTACTACAGGACCATTAGGTCAAGGTGCTTCAAATGCTGTAGGTATGGCTATAGCTGCTCATAATTTAGCAGAGAAATATAATACTGaagaacataaaatatttgataattatgtatatgcTATATGTGGTGATGGATGTATGCAAGAAGGTGTATTTTGTGAAGCTGCTTCACTTGCAGGTCATTTAGGTTTAGGTCgattaattcttttatatgatgataataaaattactATTGATGGTAATACTGATTTATCATTTACAGAAAATATAGAGAAAAAATTTGAGGCTTTAAATTGGGAAGTTCGTCGTGTTGAAGATGGTAATAAAgattataagaaaatattatatgaaattgaacaaggtaaaaaaaatttacaacaACCAACTCTTATTATTGTTAGAACTGCATGTGGTTTTGGTACAAAAGTGGAAGGTACTTGTAAATCACATGGATTAGCtttaaatgatgaagatTTGAAAAAGGCAAAAGCTTTTTTTGGTTTAGATcctgaaaaaaaatttcatataTCTGATGATGTAaaagaattttataaaaatgttatacaaaaaaaaaaagaaaattatatcaaATGGAAAAACATGTTTGAtgatttttctttaaaatatcCACAAGTATCACAAGAAATTATAAGAAGATTTCAAAATGGTTTACCAAATAATTGGAAAGATGCATTACCAAAATATACACCAAAAGATGCACCAGGTGCTACTAGAAACCTATCCGGAATTGTTTTAAattcaataaataaaatatttccaGAGTTAATAGGAGGTAGTGCAGATTTATCAGAATCAAATTGTACAtcattaaaagaagaaaaagatataaaaaaaaattcttatgcaaataaatatattagattTGGTGTTAGAGAACATGGTATGGTAGCTATTACAAATGGTTTATATGCGTATGGTGGATTCAAACCTTATTGTGgtacatttttaaatttctaTACTTATGCTTTTGGTGCTTTAAGATTAGCTGCTTTATCAAATCATCATATTCTTTGTATAGCTACACATGATTCTGTTGAATTAGGAGAAGATGGACCAACACACCAACCAATTGAAGTTTTATCTTTGCTTAGATCAACTCCAAATCTAAATATAATTAGACCAGCTGATGGTAATGAAGTATCAGGAGCTTATTTATCTCATTTTTCTAATCCACATACTCCAACTGTTATTGCTCTATGTAGAAATAAAGTTCCACATCTTAATAACACACATCCTGAACAAGTCTTAAAAGGAGCATATATTTTAGAAGATTTTGATACTTCTAATAATCCAAAAGTTATTTTAACAGGTAGTGGATCAGAATTACATTTATGTTTTGAAGCTaaagaaattttaaaaaatcaacATCAATTAAATGTAAGAATTGTAAGTTTTCCATCTTGGACCTTATTTAAAAAGCAACCAGAAGAATATCAATATTCTGTTATGATGCATAATCATACGAATTTACCTAGATTCTATATTGAACCTGCATCAACACATGGATTCGATACATATTTCAATGTATATATAGGTATTAACCAATTTGGTTATTCAGCacctaaaaataaaatatgggAACACCTAGGGTTCACCCCTGAAAATATTGTTCAAAAGGTATTAGcatttatgaaaaataaacttaaatga
- a CDS encoding transcription elongation factor SPT5, putative — protein MTENEKEQNFTKSIFSDDESDIDKENVKNKKRKNDDNKQHNEDSNDDISESNVKKLEISRKRKKISNTKININTNKEGQEDNEHNHFDDNDEEEEHEEEEEEAGEEIEGREEEGDGDGDGDGDGDDDDDDDEDDEDDEEGEEEDYEDENLLYDNSSYNNNKDVNESGSKKRRTGKNKYLSTFLDTEAQVGDDDEEEEYESSYIDEFEEAKRLEKKKLYEQKLKSGTNHLAQAINKLSKRYENEKEVKEDDILTEGETLTDGEILVDDYSDERRERIQTIDSPKMWLIKLFKNNVERNLAIGIYHKYMKLKDNDFNIKGIYVSDNLKGYIYIEADSLYMLKKFLLGFKFINLNEISIVPIQELTSIFTMCHSKINIPKVNEYVRIKRGLYLNDIGQIYEIHEKGIYAIVRLIPRITYEHFMNAKKNKYYNQKSSLNKLTSIIDKNNKSNSYYFNDKLDMNRSSNFSKYPNDDMLLNGDMTNDYMSNDYMSNEYASNGYVSNGYASNEYLSYAYASNEEMGNDYMNDDYLINGNDEESLKKKNKQKKAKDYLDEALQLRKKKKERPFQKLFDRDEIERIGGVIETGPYPRTIKYQNNIFEENGYILKKMNIKYLITENANITLTEIREFNKNNGVTGEKASLGITKSFINKNSLHLFKKDERVKILKGELCNLIGTITAVNDNVLTINPDNLAKQFKFLPTDVTKYFIEGDNVTVINGLHKGKSGLISLIDYKENVALIFSPALNTELRCSIQDLSLSINNSEGLGGVHTLNGFSVGDLIELNDRQIGVITYIDKNKHIRVLTNNNTTLHTTISSITSKRSAVGQVGRDENNNILQSKDNIQIVRGAHRNKIAVIMYIWKNKIFGKINKKIEDNGFVVLECQNCSLVGNPMEKKKIMTNNNLFRSNTNYIRRNNNFNSFIGKTVKILTGVYKGLLADVIDAERDEFTLLLKIKPKTVRQKRIECAISDSYKDQNVHEENDEIEIQNKNKLKPLQMFQLSDQKKNKFNDSFYNPREKKSFDKIPPKNFSIDSTNNHRNYYNYGDKWSYANNNNNNNMNANVYTSPYKYNHNDRHNHHDNKYNHHENRYNHHDNKYNNNHYEEDYIKKKHSTNNFRDSTYNLKHEEHKNYVTPIGEENKKNYNKHETKKEYNNNIIPNKINNNDQKEESHIWLHIDIMVKVITPGPFYNEIGKIIDVIKKNAYTILKIQTDKTTFNIVSDAVVPLKPQKKNDHILIFDKGEEIEGTVQDIKINEVQANTTSGIFTCHLKNTFLYKNYIP, from the coding sequence atgactgagaatgaaaaagaacaaaatttCACTAAAAGCATTTTTAGTGACGACGAAAGTGATATTGACAAAGaaaatgttaaaaataaaaaaagaaaaaacgaTGATAATAAACAACATAATGAGGATagtaatgatgatataagtGAATctaatgtaaaaaaattagaaatatcaaggaaaagaaaaaaaataagtaatacaaaaataaatataaatacaaataaggAAGGGCAAGAAGATAATGAACATAACCAttttgatgataatgatgaggAGGAGGAacatgaagaagaagaagaagaagctGGTGAAGAAATTGAAGGACGTGAAGAAGAAGGTGATGGTGATGGTGATGGTGATGGTGATGGTGATgacgatgatgatgatgatgaagatgatgaagatgacgAGGAGGGCGAAGAAGAAGATTATGAAgatgaaaatttattatacgATAATAgtagttataataataataaagatgtgAATGAAAGTGgatcaaaaaaaagaagaacagggaaaaataaatatttatcaacCTTTTTAGATACAGAAGCACAAGTTggagatgatgatgaagaagaagaatatGAAAGTTCATACATTGATGAATTTGAAGAAGCTAAAAGattagaaaagaaaaaattatatgaacaaaaattaaaaagtggAACAAATCATTTAGCACAAgcaattaataaattatctaaaagatatgaaaatgaaaaagaagttaaagaagatgatatattaaCAGAAGGAGAAACATTAACAGATGGTGAAATATTAGTAGATGATTATTCTGATGAAAGAAGAGAACGAATACAAACAATTGACAGTCCGAAAATGTggttaataaaattatttaaaaataatgtagaAAGAAATTTAGCTATAGGAatttatcataaatatatgaaattaaaagataatgattttaatattaaaggtatatatgtatctgataatttaaaaggttatatatatatagaagcAGAtagtttatatatgttaaaaaaatttttattaggATTCAAATTTATTAATCTTAATGAAATATCTATTGTGCCAATACAAGAATTGACTTCTATATTTACTATGTGTCAttcaaaaattaatataccAAAAGTTAATGAATATGTTAGAATAAAAAGAggattatatttaaatgatattggacaaatatatgaaattcATGAAAAAGGTATATATGCTATTGTTCGATTAATACCACGAATTACATATGAACATTTTATGaatgcaaaaaaaaataaatattataatcagAAATCatctttaaataaattaacatctataattgataaaaataataaaagtaattcttattattttaatgataAATTAGATATGAATAGAAGTTctaatttttcaaaatatccAAATGATGATATGTTATTAAATGGAGATATGACAAATGATTATATGTCAAATGATTATATGTCAAATGAATATGCATCAAATGGGTATGTATCAAATGGATATGCTTCCAATGAATATTTATCTTATGCTTATGCATCTAATGAAGAAATGGGAAATGATTATATGAATGAcgattatttaataaatggaaatgatgaagaaagtttaaaaaaaaaaaacaaacaaaaaaaagcaaAAGATTATTTAGATGAAGCATTACAattaagaaagaaaaaaaaagaaagaccATTTCAAAAATTATTTGATAGAGATGAAATTGAACGTATTGGTGGTGTTATTGAAACGGGTCCTTATCCAAGAACTATtaaatatcaaaataatatttttgaagaaaatggttatatattaaaaaaaatgaatattaaatATCTTATTACAGAAAATGCAAATATCACTTTAACCGAAATAAgagaatttaataaaaataatggtGTGACAGGTGAAAAAGCTAGTTTAGGTATTACCAaatcttttataaataaaaattctctacatttatttaaaaaagatgaaaGAGTCAAAATTTTAAAAGGAGAATTATGTAATTTAATAGGTACCATAACTGCAGTTAATGATAATGTTTTAACTATAAATCCTGATAATTTAGCAAAACAATTTAAATTCTTACCTACTGATGTAAccaaatattttattgaagGAGATAATGTAACAGTTATTAATGGTTTACATAAAGGAAAAAGTGGCTTAATTTCACTTATagattataaagaaaatgttgCACTCATATTTTCTCCAGCTTTAAATACTGAATTAAGATGTTCTATACAAGATTTATCTCTATCTATTAATAATAGTGAAGGTTTAGGAGGAGTGCATACTCTGAATGGATTTTCAGTAGGTGATTTAATTGAGTTAAATGATAGACAGATAGGTGTCATAACATATATTGATAAGAATAAACATATACGTGtattaacaaataataatacaacatTACATACAACCATAAGTTCTATAACATCAAAACGTTCAGCTGTAGGACAAGTAGGAagagatgaaaataataatatacttcaatcaaaagataatatacaaatagtACGTGGGGCACATAGAAACAAAATAGCagtaattatgtatatatggaaaaataaaatttttggtaaaataaataaaaaaattgaagatAATGGTTTTGTTGTTTTAGAATGTCAAAATTGTTCTTTAGTAGGAAATccaatggaaaaaaaaaaaattatgacaaataataatttgtttagaagtaatacaaattatataagaagaaataataatttcaatTCTTTTATTGGGAAAAcagtaaaaatattaacaggTGTATATAAAGGCTTATTAGCAGATGTTATAGATGCTGAAAGAGATgaatttacattattattaaaaattaaaccTAAAACTGTAAGACAAAAAAGAATAGAATGTGCTATATCAGATTCATATAAAGATCAAAATGTacatgaagaaaatgatgaaatcgaaatacaaaataaaaataaattaaaaccATTACAAATGTTTCAATTGTcagatcaaaaaaaaaataaattcaatgattctttttataatccaagagaaaaaaaaagttttgaTAAAATACCTCCTAAAAATTTTTCAATAGATAGTACAAATAATCatagaaattattataattatggaGATAAATGGAGTTatgcaaataataataataataataatatgaatgcaAATGTATATACATCTCCTTATAAGTATAATCATAATGATAGGCATAATCatcatgataataaatataatcatcATGAGAATAGATATAACCatcatgataataaatataataataatcattatgAAGAGGattatattaagaaaaaacaTAGCACCAATAATTTTAGGGATTcaacatataatttaaaacacGAAGAgcataaaaattatgtaacCCCTATTggtgaagaaaataaaaagaattataataaacacGAAacgaaaaaagaatataataataatataataccaaataaaataaataacaatgATCAAAAAGAAGAAAGTCATATATGGTTACATATAGATATTATGGTAAAGGTCATAACACCAGGACCATTTTATAATGAAATAGGTAAAATTATtgatgttataaaaaaaaatgcatatactattttaaaaatacaaactGATAAAACAACATTTAATATAGTATCCGATGCAGTCGTTCCTTTAAAACctcagaaaaaaaatgatcatattttgatttttgaTAAAGGAGAGGAAATTGAAGGAACAGTTCaagatattaaaattaatgagGTTCAGGCTAATACTACTTCTGGAATCTTTACAtgtcatttaaaaaatacttttttatataaaaattatataccaTAA
- a CDS encoding SNARE associated Golgi protein, putative produces MNKAKINLMIHETDILSSISKTKKNKEVKLHLFYLSLIFLFFILLITLYIYLIPGLNIEGKKKLKILIPKSFKDLINFNKREKIKILYDSLVSYKNEHGMVLLILLSLLYIFYQSFPIFLWWMTGTASIITILIGAFYNYAFSILYCSILSTISPLIAYAIIVYYGKTVIEHFFKKSLIQFQEKIKKRVKNKLDLFFYIAILRLTPIFPNSLINILGATLSLPIIPFVLATYIGLLPNTIILVSIGQALNRLSSVNMKHQFYVPITFIILLLLFQKIVSSKYKEISL; encoded by the exons atgaataaagcaaaaataaatttaatgatACATGAAACAGATATATTGTCATCTATttcaaaaacaaaaaaaaataaagaggtTAAGCttcatcttttttatctatccttaatatttcttttctttatattactTATAACATTGTACATATATCTAATACCAG GTTTAAATATTGAAGGGAAAAAGAaactaaaaatattaattccTAAAAGCTTTAaagatttaataaatttcaataaaagagaaaaaataaaaattctatATGATTCTTTagtatcatataaaaatgagCATGGAATGGTTTTATTAATACTATTATCAttactttatatattctatcaATCTTTTCCAATTTTCTTATGGTGGATGACTGGAACAGCTAGTATTATAACTATATTAATAGGagctttttataattatgccttttctattttatattGTTCTATATTATCAACCATATCACCACTGATTGCATATGCAATCATTGTGTATTATGGAAAAACAGTCATAGaacatttttttaagaaatcTCTTATACAATTTCaagaaaaaatcaaaaaaagagtcaaaaataaattggacttatttttttatatagctATTTTAAGATTAACTCCAATTTTTCCAAAttctttaattaatatacTAGGAGCAACATTATCACTTCCTATAATTCCATTTGTATTGGCAACGTATATTGGACTTTTACCAAATACTATTATATTAG TTTCCATAGGACAAGCCTTAAACAGATTATCTTCAGTAAATATGAAGCATCAATTTTATGTACCCataacatttataatattgttgttactttttcaaaaaatagtAAGTAGTAAATATAAAGAGATAAGTCTTTAG
- a CDS encoding SWI/SNF-related matrix-associated actin-dependent regulator of chromatin, with protein sequence MELFDRGSSRNLFVGSCNEKDDIIKNLFVSTITQSIKDIDEKHYNLLGILNKYENEINSCINMSNYYINDAYSSKIKSGKVRRKLRIHIYTIYKDGQREVSFPSDIKLEDSHKIYNYVSPSTFTFNIHGYVLNLDENDKDLFEKECLSRSKKIQNELNSDNSIKENGMNSKEMDSQNSYSDVDNISEISEQEIDYYSTSAMKFTSFFSTIIVMRDTETIIYDKKNKNYYDCDKLTFTRIVNENTKETMKIFLFLDQKIPFFELSPELKDFMKSSEETLPEIIRCIYEYSLENNLIDSSIMKTDEVLKGILEVDEYEFSELPKLLKKHIFIQKPIVLEHVIDLENSEQSESIYDIVIDTFEPYVSFKNGEYKKFLLDSNKYNKLLELLKINEKEYLMNNKLDEISSNHEDKIMQKEMQVYNNSDDHKNSNENEILSEIHETDKDIMQEKNMDDNSEDKSLSNINEPNILTGVENDNEVTDKNITKQVEEQKNNDIIMDNNTNSDAKKETKGIDEKNLNKEYPSYKDFLLEQNNDNISSMGMSTFELINGLQNKINELDEKIIKTLNKIKHKNGLRLHYKNFCENPCKFIDHFMNSKFSENVENLNDSSYIYEQAANINDDNYYKLPWVHRGISKYLLIKNKNFDDILKNVLNSMNLECKRKENPNIYENINNSQGIMLNKTNDKRLKTLKNDYTQQNVLKNNSCEPISNKHMNYPQLVVNNNSINTFQNFGNNMNYINNDMQNPYMINMDVPNNVMQYNGQDNYNNLYNQQVTYSPQYMMNSTPYYNETMSSQNNMNQMYNMTAPMEQYPNGNFYNFNNNNNNNNNNNNNF encoded by the coding sequence ATGGAACTATTTGATAGAGGAAGTTCAAGAAATTTATTTGTTGGTAGTTGCAATGAAAaggatgatataataaaaaatttatttgtgTCAACCATAACACAAAGCATTAAGGATATTGATGAAAAACATTATAATTTGCTTggaatattaaataaatacgAGAATGAAATAAACTCATGTATTAATATgagtaattattatataaatgatgctTATTCATCTAAAATAAAGTCAGGAAAAGTAAGACGTAAATTAagaattcatatatatacaatttataAAGATGGACAAAGAGAAGTGAGTTTTCCTTCAGATATAAAACTTGAAGATTctcataaaatttataattatgttaGTCCATCAACATTTACTTTTAATATTCATGGTTATGTTTTAAATTTAGATGAGAATGATAAAGATTTATTTGAAAAAGAATGTTTATCACGTTccaaaaaaattcaaaatgaATTGAATTCCGATAATTCCATAAAAGAAAATGGAATGAATTCAAAAGAAATGGATAGTCAAAATTCATATAGTGATGTTGATAATATATCTGAAATAAGTGAACAAGAAATTGATTATTATAGTACTAGTGCTATGAAATttacttcttttttttcaaccATAATAGTAATGAGGGATACTGAAACAATtatttatgataaaaaaaataaaaactatTATGATTGTGATAAGTTGACATTTACGCGTATAgtaaatgaaaatacaaaagaaacaatgaaaatatttctatttttagaTCAAAAAATCCCTTTTTTTGAACTATCTCCTGAATTAAAGGATTTTATGAAATCTTCAGAAGAAACTTTACCTGAAATAATAAGAtgtatttatgaatatagtttagaaaataatttaattgaCTCAAGTATTATGAAAACAGATGAAGTTTTAAAAGGTATATTAGAGGTAGATGAATATGAATTTTCTGAATTACCTAAACTTTtgaaaaaacatattttcaTTCAGAAACCAATAGTATTAGAGCATGTTATTGATTTAGAAAATTCTGAACAATCGGAAAGTATTTATGATATTGTTATTGATACATTTGAACCATATGTATCATTTAAAAATggtgaatataaaaaatttttactTGATTCgaacaaatataataagttATTAGaacttttaaaaattaatgaaaaggaatatttaatgaataataaattagaTGAAATAAGTTCCAATCATGAAGATAAAATTATGCAAAAAGAAATGCAAgtgtataataatagtgatgatcataaaaattcaaatgaaaatgaaatacTAAGTGAAATTCATGAGACTGATAAAGATATAATGCAGGAGAAAAACATGGATGATAATTCGGAAGATAAATCATtaagtaatataaatgaaccaAATATTTTAACAGGTGttgaaaatgataatgaagtcactgataaaaatataacaaaacaagtagaagaacaaaaaaataatgatattataatgGATAATAATACTAATTCAGAtgcaaaaaaagaaacaaaaggTATTGacgaaaaaaatttaaataaagagTATCCAAGTTACAAGGATTTTTTGttagaacaaaataatgacAACATATCGTCTATGGGTATGTCAACATTTGAATTGATAAATGgattacaaaataaaataaatgaattagatgaaaaaattataaaaacattaaataaaattaagcATAAAAATGGTTTAAGAttacattataaaaatttttgtgAAAATCCATGTAAATTTATTGATCATTTTATGAACAGTAAATTTTCTGAAAATGTGGAAAACTTAAATGAtagttcatatatttatgaacaGGCAgctaatattaatgatgataattattataagttACCGTGGGTTCATAGAGgtatatcaaaatatttattaattaaaaataaaaattttgatgatattcttaaaaatgtattaaattCAATGAATTTAGAatgtaaaagaaaagaaaatccaaatatatatgaaaatataaataactcGCAAGGAATAAtgttaaataaaacaaatgacAAGCGTTTgaaaacattaaaaaatgattatacacaacaaaatgtattaaaaaacaaTTCATGTGAACCTATATCTAATAAGCATATGAATTATCCTCAATTAgttgttaataataatagtattaatacatttcaaaattttggtaacaatatgaattatataaataatgacaTGCAAAACccatatatgataaatatggaTGTACCAAATAATGTTATGCAATATAATGGCcaagataattataataatttatataatcaacAGGTTACATATTCCCCCCAGTATATGATGAACTCTACCccttattataatgaaacCATGTCTtcacaaaataatatgaatcaaATGTATAATATGACAGCACCTATGGAACAATATCCTAAtggaaatttttataattttaacaacaacaataataataataataataataataataatttttaa
- a CDS encoding transcription factor with AP2 domain(s), putative: protein MIRTFLINDNYFHKITYRNISYSNYIKIFNIHFLNFVSCKLQPKNYGLIFFNNKRNFGVKRVVQKRKYMLKLIQPHQEQFDPEKYAKYVEQERLSEKVNINNINMDDEKQVELYENYLLNYKYNKRQVEKNGTLPLSLLSSSFIRRTIYSNREDVLKKLKNINWKKYCCNVKGVRWHASGAWRVYFCKRNYQHNFFVKCDCYFRVSIYGFEKSKELAVLYRKRLEYEYLLLMKRWKEIEMENAKKRKMIKESKRKDNYDLELDEDTQQMEEENYINEK from the exons atgattaGAACTTTcttaataaatgataattatttccATAAAATTACTTATAGAAATATTAGTTAtagtaattatataaaaatatttaacataCACTTTTTGAACTTTGTATCATGTAAACTTCAACCTAAAAACTATGGTTTAATATTCTTCAATAATAAAAGGAACTTTGGAGTAAAAAGAGTGGTTCAAAAAAGAA aatatatgcTAAAATTAATACAACCACACCAAGAACAGTTCGACCCCGAAAAATATGCAAAATATGTAGAACAAGAAAGATTGAGTgaaaaagtaaatataaataatattaatatggaCGATGAAAAACAAGTTGAATTATacgaaaattatttattaaattataaatataataaaaggcAAGTTGAAAAAAATGGCACTTTACccttatcattattatcctCTTCATTCATTCGAAGAACAATTTATTCAAATAGAGAAGATgtcttaaaaaaattaaaaaatatcaacTGGAAAAAATACTGTTGTAATGTTAAAGGGGTAAGGTGGCATGCCAGTGGAGCATGGCGAGTTTATTTTTGTAAAAGAAATTATCagcataatttttttgttaaatgTGATTGTTATTTTCGTGTAAGTATTTATGGATTTGAAAAAAGTAAAGAACTAGCTGTCCTTTATAGAAAAAGGCTTGAATATGAATACCTTTTATTGATGAAAAGATGGAAAGAAATTGAAat ggaAAATgctaaaaaaagaaaaatgataaaagaaTCCAAACGTAAAGACAACTACGACCTGGAACTTGATGAAGATACTCAACAAAtggaagaagaaaattatattaatgaaaaatga
- a CDS encoding succinate dehydrogenase subunit 3, putative: protein MVRRNAFYLPALFLGGASLSHFYASKELDEIEKEVKKSIWGFSTGVVIGLVIGICIGTNYYYIFNKIFSLFDYFMKDPEEEKDE, encoded by the coding sequence ATGGTAAGAAGAAATGCATTTTATTTACCAGCTTTATTTTTAGGTGGAGCGTCTTTAAGCCATTTTTATGCATCGAAAGAATTAGAtgaaatagaaaaagaaGTGAAAAAATCCATCTGGGGATTTTCAACTGGTGTAGTAATAGGGTTAGTAATTGGAATATGTATAGgaacaaattattattacattttcaataaaatattttcattatttgattattttatgaaagatccggaagaagaaaaagatgaaTAA